In Janibacter sp. CX7, a single genomic region encodes these proteins:
- a CDS encoding alpha-hydroxy-acid oxidizing protein gives MTTPQPAPGRARQDAIYRPGALGVAPTVPTDVAELERRARAALSRKAWAYIAGGAGGGATMRANRAAFDRWQVVPRMLHATTTRDLTTTVLDTELAAPLLLAPVGAAGLVTDDADLLIAQGAHASGVPYVFSCQGCSPMEETAQAMAGTPFWYQLYWSTDEGLVDSMIGRAEAAGAQALVVTLDTTMLGWRTADLDLGSLPFARGQGIAQYTSDPRFMQLVRERLADTARAAQSLGIDPRKPLQAARAAKGGVGTLLSMSREHPGGVRDNLRSPEPRAAVETFLDIYSNPALSWEHIATLRERTRLPVVLKGILHEDDARRAFDAGVDAVVVSNHGGRQVDRSIAALDALVRVRDAVGPEPTVLMDSGVRSGADLFVALALGADACLLGRPHVYGLAIDGAAGVSAVIDNVLAELDLTMGLVGAATIADITRELLVEA, from the coding sequence ATGACGACTCCCCAGCCCGCCCCCGGTCGTGCCCGCCAGGACGCGATCTACCGACCCGGTGCGCTCGGCGTGGCGCCCACCGTCCCGACGGACGTCGCCGAGCTCGAGCGTCGCGCACGAGCAGCGTTGAGCCGCAAGGCCTGGGCCTACATCGCGGGTGGAGCCGGGGGCGGTGCGACGATGCGCGCCAACCGCGCCGCCTTCGACCGCTGGCAGGTCGTGCCGCGGATGCTGCACGCGACGACGACGCGTGACCTGACGACGACGGTCCTGGACACCGAGCTCGCCGCACCGCTGCTCCTCGCCCCGGTCGGTGCCGCCGGGCTCGTCACCGACGACGCCGACCTGCTCATCGCGCAGGGGGCCCACGCCAGCGGCGTGCCCTACGTCTTCTCCTGCCAGGGCTGCTCGCCGATGGAGGAGACGGCGCAGGCGATGGCCGGCACCCCCTTCTGGTACCAGCTCTACTGGTCGACCGACGAGGGCCTCGTCGACTCGATGATCGGCCGGGCCGAGGCAGCCGGGGCGCAGGCGCTCGTCGTCACGCTCGACACGACCATGCTCGGCTGGCGCACCGCCGACCTCGACCTGGGGTCCCTCCCCTTCGCCCGGGGGCAGGGCATCGCCCAGTACACGTCCGACCCCCGCTTCATGCAGCTGGTCCGCGAGCGGCTCGCCGACACGGCGCGCGCCGCGCAGTCGCTCGGGATCGACCCGCGCAAGCCGCTGCAGGCGGCCCGTGCGGCGAAGGGAGGAGTCGGCACCCTGCTCTCGATGAGCCGCGAGCACCCCGGCGGCGTCCGCGACAACCTGCGCTCGCCGGAGCCGCGGGCGGCGGTCGAGACCTTCCTCGACATCTACTCCAACCCCGCGCTCTCGTGGGAGCACATCGCGACCCTGCGGGAGCGCACCCGCCTGCCCGTGGTGCTCAAGGGGATCCTCCACGAGGACGACGCGCGGCGGGCCTTCGACGCCGGCGTCGACGCCGTCGTCGTCTCCAACCATGGTGGGCGACAGGTCGATCGGTCGATCGCGGCCCTCGACGCGCTGGTCCGCGTGCGCGACGCGGTCGGGCCCGAGCCGACGGTGCTCATGGACAGCGGGGTGCGCTCCGGGGCGGACCTCTTCGTCGCGCTCGCCCTCGGCGCCGACGCCTGCCTGCTCGGCCGCCCGCACGTCTACGGCCTCGCGATCGACGGCGCCGCCGGGGTCAGCGCGGTCATCGACAACGTGCTCGCCGAGCTCGACCTGACCATGGGTCTCGTCGGGGCCGCCACCATCGCCGACATCACCCGGGAGCTGCTCGTCGAGGCGTGA
- a CDS encoding maleylpyruvate isomerase family mycothiol-dependent enzyme: MTDVWDLVHAERRALADDLEQLTDEQWRTASLCDGWSVHDVAAHLVANALATPFGLVRGMVRARGDFERMTQEGVDRHRGATPRETLRSLREVAGRRTGPPTRLAPLESRLVEEVVHGEDIRRPLGIGHDYAPEAVEGALRYQARTPAAVGGGRETVARVTLRATDLDLTLGDGPEVRGPALALLLVIAGRDVAMADLDGPGVGLLEA, translated from the coding sequence ATGACCGATGTGTGGGACCTCGTCCACGCCGAGCGCCGGGCGCTCGCCGACGACCTCGAGCAGCTGACCGACGAGCAGTGGCGCACGGCCTCGCTCTGCGACGGGTGGAGCGTGCACGACGTCGCGGCGCACCTCGTCGCCAACGCGCTCGCCACCCCCTTCGGCCTCGTGCGGGGGATGGTGCGGGCACGCGGTGACTTCGAGCGGATGACCCAGGAGGGCGTCGACCGGCACCGCGGGGCGACGCCCCGCGAGACGCTGCGCAGCCTGCGTGAGGTGGCCGGTCGGCGGACGGGACCGCCCACCCGGCTCGCCCCGCTCGAGAGCCGCCTCGTCGAGGAGGTCGTCCACGGCGAGGACATCCGGCGACCGCTCGGCATCGGGCACGACTACGCCCCCGAGGCGGTCGAGGGCGCGCTTCGCTACCAGGCGCGCACGCCCGCCGCCGTCGGCGGAGGTCGCGAGACCGTCGCGCGGGTGACGCTGCGGGCCACCGACCTCGACCTCACCCTCGGCGACGGACCCGAGGTGCGCGGGCCAGCCCTCGCCCTGCTGCTCGTGATCGCGGGGCGCGACGTGGCGATGGCGGATCTCGACGGCCCGGGGGTCGGCCTGCTCGAGGCGTGA
- a CDS encoding GMC oxidoreductase produces MGQLDDHAQRQGHPGHDERARRLTTRPHQAKDDVIVDWPEDGNKASEEALREMQNKVAEAAGVGVGVPVLGVPDVGTSFTAHPLGGAVIGRASDAYGRIKGHPGLYVMDGAGIPGSTGTANPSLTITALAERNIAKIIADGR; encoded by the coding sequence CTGGGCCAGCTCGACGACCACGCACAGCGCCAGGGCCACCCCGGCCACGACGAGCGGGCGCGGCGTCTCACGACTCGGCCACACCAGGCGAAGGACGACGTCATCGTCGACTGGCCGGAGGACGGCAACAAGGCGTCCGAGGAGGCGCTGCGCGAGATGCAGAACAAGGTCGCCGAGGCCGCGGGCGTCGGGGTGGGTGTGCCCGTCCTCGGCGTGCCCGACGTCGGGACGAGCTTCACGGCGCACCCGCTCGGCGGAGCCGTCATCGGCCGGGCGTCCGACGCCTACGGCCGGATCAAGGGCCACCCCGGGCTCTACGTCATGGACGGTGCCGGCATCCCCGGCAGCACCGGCACGGCCAACCCCTCGCTGACGATCACCGCGCTCGCCGAGCGCAACATCGCGAAGATCATCGCCGACGGGCGGTGA
- a CDS encoding DUF2809 domain-containing protein has protein sequence MWPSRETPRPLVVAGVALALCVVVELAQLTGLPARVPQLRWVLGTTFAPVDLLWYAVGALGGAGAMVLVGRLRP, from the coding sequence GTGTGGCCGAGTCGTGAGACGCCGCGCCCGCTCGTCGTGGCCGGGGTGGCCCTGGCGCTGTGCGTGGTCGTCGAGCTGGCCCAGCTGACCGGTCTGCCGGCGCGGGTGCCGCAGCTGCGCTGGGTGCTCGGGACGACCTTCGCCCCGGTCGACCTCCTCTGGTACGCGGTGGGCGCACTGGGCGGTGCCGGGGCGATGGTGCTCGTGGGGCGTCTGCGTCCCTGA
- a CDS encoding sigma-70 family RNA polymerase sigma factor: MDPAQQAEDFEAERPRLVGLATRVLGDHAEAEDVVQQAWLRLHGTDTDIESLPAWLTTVTTRLCLDRLKSRTPVPHSEIEPTETAPDIADDVVMADTVGVALQAVIDRLSPGERVAFVLHDSFGFDFATIAAILGTTPAAARKLASRARGKVRGRGSERADWEVVDAFMAAAREGDFDSLLRLLAPDATITADAAAVASGTPERVDGRREIAEFFNGSAHAALAVLVDERPGAAWFHRGEARVLFDFDVVDGVVQGITFRAAPEVLERVTRREDTRRCS; the protein is encoded by the coding sequence ATGGACCCGGCACAGCAGGCAGAGGACTTCGAGGCGGAGCGCCCACGGCTCGTCGGCCTGGCCACGCGCGTCCTCGGTGACCACGCCGAGGCCGAGGACGTCGTGCAGCAGGCGTGGCTGCGGCTGCACGGTACGGACACCGACATCGAGTCGCTGCCCGCCTGGCTCACGACGGTGACCACACGCTTGTGCCTCGACCGGCTCAAGTCACGAACCCCGGTGCCGCACAGCGAGATCGAGCCCACGGAGACCGCACCTGACATCGCCGACGACGTCGTCATGGCCGACACCGTCGGGGTCGCGCTGCAGGCGGTCATCGACCGGCTCTCGCCCGGTGAGCGGGTCGCCTTCGTGCTGCACGACAGCTTCGGCTTCGACTTCGCGACCATCGCCGCGATCCTCGGCACGACACCCGCCGCGGCGCGCAAGCTCGCCTCGCGGGCGCGGGGGAAGGTGCGGGGGCGGGGGTCAGAGAGGGCCGACTGGGAGGTCGTGGACGCCTTCATGGCGGCCGCGCGCGAGGGCGACTTCGACTCCCTTCTGCGGCTGCTCGCACCGGACGCGACGATCACGGCCGACGCCGCCGCCGTCGCGAGCGGCACGCCGGAGCGGGTCGACGGACGACGGGAGATCGCCGAGTTCTTCAACGGCAGCGCCCACGCAGCACTCGCCGTGCTCGTCGACGAGCGTCCCGGCGCCGCGTGGTTCCACCGTGGCGAGGCCAGGGTGCTCTTCGACTTCGACGTCGTGGACGGCGTCGTGCAGGGCATCACCTTCCGCGCCGCGCCCGAGGTGCTCGAGCGCGTCACCCGGCGCGAGGACACCCGACGCTGCTCCTGA
- a CDS encoding MBL fold metallo-hydrolase codes for MRLKPGRPDITTYDSRLDVPAAGEGALAVTFMGVSTLLVQDGESAVMTDGFFSRPGLLQVGLGKVAPSVERIDAALDRALGDAGLDGLDAVVPVHTHYDHALDSAVVAERTGALLVGGESTANLGVGGGLDRERIRVVASGDSVECGAFSLTFVASSHCPPDRYPGDIDAPVTPPVKVGAYRCGEAWSILLTHRSGRTALLQGSAGYVPGALAGLDAEVAYLGVGQLGVQPQDYIEAYWEHTVRAVGARRVVLTHWDDFFRPLDQPLRALPYAGDDLDVTMSVFDRLADEDGVALHLPRLWEREDPWAGLGG; via the coding sequence ATGCGTCTGAAGCCCGGCCGACCGGACATCACCACCTACGACTCGCGCCTCGACGTCCCGGCCGCTGGGGAGGGCGCGCTGGCGGTGACCTTCATGGGCGTCTCCACGCTCCTCGTCCAGGACGGCGAGTCCGCCGTGATGACCGATGGGTTCTTCTCCCGGCCCGGTCTGCTCCAGGTGGGTCTGGGCAAGGTCGCGCCGTCCGTCGAGCGCATCGATGCCGCCCTGGACCGAGCCCTCGGCGATGCGGGCCTCGACGGGCTGGACGCGGTCGTCCCCGTCCACACGCACTACGACCACGCCCTCGACTCCGCCGTCGTCGCCGAGCGCACGGGTGCCCTGCTCGTCGGCGGCGAGTCGACGGCCAACCTGGGCGTCGGCGGAGGTCTCGACCGGGAGCGCATCCGGGTCGTCGCCTCCGGCGACTCCGTGGAGTGCGGTGCCTTCTCCCTGACCTTCGTCGCGTCGAGCCACTGCCCGCCGGATCGGTACCCGGGCGACATCGACGCCCCGGTGACCCCACCGGTCAAGGTCGGTGCCTACCGCTGCGGTGAGGCGTGGTCGATCCTGCTCACCCACCGCAGCGGCCGGACCGCCCTGCTGCAGGGCAGCGCCGGGTACGTGCCGGGCGCGCTCGCCGGTCTCGACGCCGAGGTTGCCTACCTCGGGGTCGGGCAGCTGGGGGTGCAGCCACAGGACTACATCGAGGCCTACTGGGAGCACACGGTCCGCGCCGTGGGGGCCCGCCGGGTGGTGCTGACGCACTGGGACGACTTCTTCCGTCCCCTCGACCAGCCGCTGCGCGCCCTGCCCTACGCCGGTGATGACCTCGACGTCACGATGAGCGTTTTCGATCGCCTCGCCGACGAGGACGGCGTCGCCCTCCACCTGCCGCGGCTCTGGGAGCGCGAGGACCCGTGGGCGGGCCTCGGCGGCTGA
- a CDS encoding HNH endonuclease signature motif containing protein has product MSEATQWGDLGLVSGLRDSVRALTIAALEMPDLWQAPEEELADGLAAIGRARAVLEAAEVALVREGISRGVPQRQSWSDTDWVGVSEGRSAPRPAVRHVASVVRVARAGLRAGSALVDPTHDDEGGGAPLRPEAPEQVAGESEPGAGEWGERPPPAGLAGVLADLEGGQLPLGKADQLVRFHDGVRRVADPELLEADLGVLLDAARDEVVRTGPGGRISARVPGLDERGLATAITQTTRMLRPAKDLAADDERARSARSLTSHTDASGLTRYKLVLDAEGAAIVDAAVAGLSKPVKGPDGERDPRPPARRRADALVTVVGRGVSSPGEVGTSDKAQVMVTISMTSLLTATDGTCGVCGSRRPGGAFGPTGMPFSDTHPFGHRADLGGCGDAPGSKGVGLGAGGVAGGGHAGGVTASGAVLSPASVRKLACEAGVIPVMLGSDGEPLELGRATRFFTPGQKRLLWLRDGGCTFPGCTMPAHWTDAHHVQYWSLGGRTDIGNAALLCERHHTRVHQQELTCTIRDDGVTWHL; this is encoded by the coding sequence ATGTCAGAGGCGACGCAGTGGGGGGATCTGGGGCTCGTGTCGGGCCTGCGGGACTCGGTGCGCGCCCTGACGATCGCCGCCCTCGAGATGCCGGATCTGTGGCAGGCGCCCGAGGAGGAGCTGGCCGACGGGCTGGCCGCGATCGGTCGGGCCCGGGCGGTGCTCGAGGCGGCCGAGGTGGCCCTCGTGCGCGAGGGCATCTCGCGGGGTGTGCCGCAGCGGCAGTCGTGGTCGGACACCGACTGGGTCGGGGTCAGCGAGGGCCGGTCGGCGCCGCGGCCGGCGGTGCGTCATGTGGCGTCCGTGGTGCGGGTGGCCAGGGCGGGTCTGCGGGCCGGCTCCGCGCTCGTCGACCCCACGCACGACGACGAAGGGGGCGGCGCCCCCCTTCGCCCGGAGGCACCCGAGCAGGTGGCTGGGGAGTCGGAGCCGGGAGCAGGGGAGTGGGGTGAGCGGCCGCCGCCGGCCGGCCTCGCCGGGGTGCTCGCCGACCTCGAGGGTGGCCAGCTGCCGCTCGGCAAGGCCGATCAGCTGGTGCGCTTCCACGACGGGGTGCGGCGGGTCGCCGACCCGGAGCTCCTGGAGGCGGACCTGGGGGTCCTGCTCGATGCAGCGCGTGACGAGGTCGTGCGCACCGGCCCGGGTGGGCGGATCTCGGCTCGGGTCCCGGGGCTCGACGAGCGCGGGCTGGCGACGGCGATCACGCAGACGACGCGGATGCTGCGTCCGGCCAAGGACCTCGCGGCGGATGACGAGCGGGCCAGGTCGGCGCGGTCGTTGACGAGTCACACCGATGCCAGCGGGCTGACGCGCTACAAGCTCGTGCTCGACGCCGAGGGCGCGGCGATCGTCGACGCGGCGGTGGCGGGGTTGTCGAAGCCGGTCAAGGGCCCCGACGGTGAGCGTGACCCGCGGCCCCCGGCGCGGCGCCGCGCCGATGCCCTGGTGACGGTCGTGGGTCGTGGGGTGTCCAGCCCGGGTGAGGTGGGCACGAGCGACAAGGCGCAGGTCATGGTGACGATCTCGATGACCTCGTTGCTGACGGCCACGGACGGGACCTGCGGGGTGTGCGGGTCCCGCCGACCGGGTGGCGCCTTCGGGCCGACCGGCATGCCCTTCAGCGACACGCATCCCTTCGGTCACCGCGCGGATCTCGGCGGCTGTGGCGACGCACCCGGCTCGAAGGGGGTCGGGCTGGGTGCCGGAGGAGTCGCCGGTGGCGGTCACGCCGGCGGGGTCACGGCCTCGGGCGCGGTGCTGTCCCCGGCGAGCGTGCGCAAGCTGGCCTGCGAGGCAGGGGTCATCCCGGTGATGCTCGGCAGTGACGGCGAGCCGCTCGAGCTGGGCCGCGCCACGCGGTTCTTCACCCCCGGGCAGAAGCGGTTGCTGTGGTTGCGGGACGGTGGCTGCACCTTCCCGGGGTGCACGATGCCCGCGCACTGGACCGACGCGCACCACGTGCAGTACTGGTCGCTGGGTGGGCGCACGGACATCGGCAATGCGGCGCTGCTGTGCGAGCGGCACCACACCCGAGTGCACCAGCAGGAGCTGACCTGCACGATCCGTGACGACGGGGTGACCTGGCACCTGTAG
- a CDS encoding dihydrofolate reductase family protein, which yields MRTLTYYVAATLDGFIAGPDGGDPSGEDFMAVTPDLVEFIATHYPETLPGPAREAMGLTEPGRVFDTVIEGRRSYEIGLAAGIDDSYPHLRHLVVSTTLGSAPAAAVEVVSDDPLARVRELKAEDGLGIWLVGGGRLAHTLLPEIDRLVIKLNPSVIGSGVPLFDGGFAPTLFETVDVVGLASGVQVITCERRA from the coding sequence ATGCGCACACTCACCTACTACGTCGCGGCGACGCTCGACGGCTTCATCGCGGGGCCGGACGGCGGCGACCCGAGCGGCGAGGACTTCATGGCGGTCACGCCGGACCTCGTCGAGTTCATCGCGACCCACTACCCGGAGACGCTGCCCGGACCGGCCCGCGAGGCGATGGGTCTGACCGAGCCGGGCCGGGTCTTCGACACGGTGATCGAGGGACGGCGCTCCTACGAGATCGGGCTCGCGGCCGGCATCGACGATTCCTACCCGCACCTGCGGCACCTCGTCGTGTCGACGACGCTCGGGTCCGCGCCCGCGGCGGCTGTCGAGGTCGTCTCCGATGACCCGCTCGCCCGGGTGCGCGAGCTCAAGGCCGAGGACGGCCTGGGCATCTGGCTCGTCGGCGGCGGCCGCCTCGCCCACACCCTGCTGCCGGAGATCGACCGGCTCGTCATCAAGCTCAACCCCTCGGTCATCGGCTCTGGGGTCCCGCTCTTCGACGGGGGCTTCGCCCCCACGCTCTTCGAGACCGTCGACGTCGTCGGCCTCGCCAGCGGCGTGCAGGTCATCACCTGCGAGCGAAGGGCGTAG
- a CDS encoding zinc-dependent alcohol dehydrogenase family protein → MRAVVIDEVRAQPEVREVSAPFAPDGGVVVDVRATGLCRSDWHAWAGHDDGITWPHVPGHELAGVVSAVGAGVQRWRVGDRVTVPFVCGCGRCSWCAAGEAQVCPDQEQPGFTHWGSFAEQVVLHAADTNLVALPESVDFATAASLGCRFATAYRALVARARLTKGEWVTVVGAGGVGLSAVMIARALGARVIAVDRNPAALAVAAELGAEHTVLAVGAHGEATDVEATVMELTDGGAHVAVDAVGSEQTCATALLSLRRRGRHVQVGLLPPVDGHPRVPMARVIGWEIDVLGSHGMAAVDYPGMLALIDSGDLAPQRLVERVVGLEEAAALLPGFDRANVAGMTIIDPSR, encoded by the coding sequence GTGCGCGCCGTGGTCATCGATGAGGTCCGAGCCCAGCCCGAGGTCAGGGAGGTGTCGGCCCCCTTCGCCCCTGACGGTGGGGTGGTCGTCGACGTGCGGGCGACCGGGCTCTGCCGCAGCGACTGGCACGCCTGGGCCGGCCACGACGACGGGATCACCTGGCCGCACGTGCCGGGCCACGAGCTCGCGGGGGTCGTGAGCGCGGTCGGTGCCGGCGTGCAGCGGTGGCGGGTCGGCGACCGGGTGACCGTGCCCTTCGTCTGCGGCTGTGGCCGGTGCTCGTGGTGCGCGGCCGGCGAGGCGCAGGTCTGCCCCGACCAGGAGCAGCCCGGCTTCACGCACTGGGGGTCCTTCGCCGAGCAGGTGGTGCTGCACGCTGCCGACACCAACCTCGTGGCTCTCCCCGAGTCGGTGGACTTCGCGACCGCGGCGAGTCTGGGGTGCCGCTTCGCCACCGCCTACCGGGCCCTCGTCGCCCGCGCCCGCCTGACGAAGGGGGAATGGGTCACCGTCGTCGGCGCCGGCGGCGTCGGGCTGAGCGCGGTGATGATCGCCCGGGCGCTCGGCGCACGGGTCATCGCGGTCGACCGCAACCCGGCAGCGCTGGCCGTCGCGGCCGAGCTCGGCGCGGAGCACACCGTGCTCGCGGTTGGCGCCCACGGCGAGGCAACGGATGTCGAGGCCACTGTCATGGAGCTGACCGACGGCGGGGCGCACGTCGCCGTCGACGCCGTGGGCAGCGAGCAGACCTGTGCCACAGCGCTGCTCAGCCTGCGGCGACGCGGTCGGCACGTCCAGGTCGGCCTGCTGCCGCCTGTCGACGGTCACCCGCGCGTGCCGATGGCGCGGGTCATCGGGTGGGAGATCGACGTGCTCGGCAGCCACGGCATGGCCGCCGTCGACTACCCGGGGATGCTCGCGCTCATCGACTCCGGCGACCTCGCCCCGCAGCGCCTCGTGGAGCGGGTCGTCGGTCTCGAGGAGGCGGCGGCGCTGCTGCCGGGCTTCGACAGGGCGAACGTCGCGGGGATGACGATCATCGACCCGTCGCGCTGA
- a CDS encoding ATP-binding protein, with protein sequence MDPITNPYAPGAGQRPPELAGRDEQLTRFDVVLKRIVAGKPERSLVLTGLRGVGKTVLLNQLRSAAVRAKWGTGKLEARPDQGLRRPLASALHQAVRELGHTQAEEVEHVLGVIKSFAQRDAKPGTKLREVWNPGIDAPAVKGRADSGDIEIDLVELFTDVGGLAADLGRGVAVFIDEMQDLGPEDISAICAACHEMSQTGLPLIVVGAGLPHLPSVLSASKSYSERLFRYQRIDRLAREEADRALTAPAADELAEYEQAALDALYYATGGYPYFIQAYGKAVWDQAPESPIRAEDVRVASPEAESELAVGFFGSRYERATPGEREYLKAMADVAAEIAAKGEESLDDIESVLTSAVATSLGKKPQSLSPARDALLKKGLIYSAERGRIAFTVPHFGRYLREQT encoded by the coding sequence GTGGACCCGATCACCAACCCCTACGCCCCCGGCGCCGGCCAGCGTCCGCCCGAGCTCGCGGGACGCGACGAGCAGTTGACCCGCTTCGACGTCGTGCTCAAGCGGATCGTCGCGGGCAAGCCGGAGCGCTCGCTCGTGCTCACCGGCCTGCGCGGGGTCGGCAAGACCGTGCTGCTCAACCAGTTGCGCTCCGCCGCCGTCCGCGCGAAGTGGGGCACCGGCAAGCTCGAGGCGCGACCCGATCAGGGGCTGCGTCGGCCGCTCGCGAGCGCCCTGCACCAGGCGGTCCGCGAGCTCGGGCACACGCAGGCCGAGGAGGTCGAGCACGTCCTCGGCGTCATCAAGTCCTTCGCCCAGCGCGACGCGAAGCCCGGCACGAAGCTGCGTGAGGTCTGGAACCCCGGCATCGACGCCCCCGCCGTCAAGGGGCGCGCCGACTCCGGCGACATCGAGATCGACCTCGTCGAACTCTTCACCGACGTCGGCGGGCTGGCCGCGGACCTGGGGCGCGGCGTCGCCGTCTTCATCGACGAGATGCAGGACCTCGGCCCCGAGGACATCTCGGCGATCTGCGCGGCCTGCCACGAGATGAGCCAGACCGGCCTGCCGCTCATCGTCGTCGGCGCCGGCCTACCGCACCTGCCCTCGGTGCTGTCGGCGAGCAAGTCCTACAGCGAGCGGCTCTTCCGCTACCAGCGCATCGACCGGCTCGCCCGCGAGGAGGCCGACCGGGCCCTCACCGCGCCCGCGGCCGACGAGCTCGCCGAGTACGAGCAGGCGGCGCTCGATGCCCTGTACTACGCGACCGGCGGCTACCCCTACTTCATCCAGGCCTACGGCAAGGCGGTGTGGGACCAGGCGCCGGAGTCGCCGATCCGCGCCGAGGACGTGCGCGTGGCCTCCCCCGAGGCCGAGTCCGAGCTGGCGGTCGGGTTCTTCGGCTCGCGCTACGAGCGCGCGACCCCCGGCGAGCGCGAGTACCTCAAGGCGATGGCCGATGTCGCTGCCGAGATCGCGGCGAAGGGGGAGGAGAGCCTCGACGACATCGAGTCCGTCCTCACCTCGGCCGTGGCCACCTCGCTCGGCAAGAAGCCCCAGTCGCTCTCCCCCGCCCGCGACGCCCTGCTGAAGAAGGGCCTGATCTACTCCGCCGAACGCGGCCGGATCGCCTTCACCGTGCCGCACTTCGGGCGGTACCTGCGCGAGCAGACCTGA
- a CDS encoding NAD-dependent malic enzyme, producing the protein MPAATPSSYSITIRLHTSPDYAVVGRIATAIAEQGGIVTAVDIADSRHDRLVIDATCSGFDVNHTDDLVEAVEAIDGVKVHKVSDRTFLLHLGGKIEVRSKVALKTRDDLSMAYTPGVGRVSSAIAKHPEDARRLTVKGNSVAVVTDGSAVLGLGNIGPEAAMPVMEGKAALFKQFAGIDAWPICLASQDTEEIIRAVEMIAPGFGGINLEDIAAPRCFEIERRLRESLDIPVFHDDQHGTAIVVLAALRNALRVVDKWLEQVRIVVSGGGAAGSAIVTLLLAAGAKDVVVYDREGLLSSDDESLTGAKRELAERTNPRKVRGDLADGLQGADVFIGVSAPNLLKAEWIRDNMADDAIVFALANPDPEIDPAEAAKYAKVVASGRSDYPNQINNVLAFPGVFRGLLDAHAEDVSIEMLIRAADAIAAVVKDEEINPSYIIPSVFHPDVADTVAVAIAGEGKTSAGATGPIKVGSRSTAAPVDETGTLPQVR; encoded by the coding sequence ATGCCCGCAGCAACCCCTTCGTCGTACTCCATCACCATCCGCCTGCACACCTCGCCCGACTACGCCGTCGTCGGCCGCATCGCCACCGCGATCGCCGAGCAGGGCGGCATCGTCACCGCCGTCGACATCGCCGACTCGCGCCACGACCGTCTCGTCATCGACGCCACGTGCTCGGGCTTCGACGTCAACCACACCGACGACCTCGTCGAGGCCGTCGAGGCGATCGACGGGGTCAAGGTGCACAAGGTCTCCGACCGCACCTTCCTGCTCCACCTCGGCGGCAAGATCGAGGTCCGCTCCAAGGTCGCGCTCAAGACCCGTGACGACCTCTCGATGGCCTACACGCCCGGCGTCGGCCGCGTCTCGAGCGCCATCGCCAAGCACCCCGAGGACGCCCGCCGCCTGACGGTCAAGGGCAACAGCGTCGCGGTCGTCACCGACGGCTCGGCCGTCCTCGGCCTGGGCAACATCGGCCCCGAGGCCGCGATGCCGGTCATGGAGGGCAAGGCCGCGCTCTTCAAGCAGTTCGCCGGCATCGACGCCTGGCCGATCTGCCTCGCCTCGCAGGACACCGAGGAGATCATCCGCGCCGTCGAGATGATCGCCCCCGGATTCGGTGGCATCAACCTCGAGGACATCGCCGCCCCGCGGTGCTTCGAGATCGAGCGCCGGCTGCGCGAGAGCCTCGACATCCCGGTCTTCCACGACGACCAGCACGGCACCGCGATCGTCGTCCTCGCCGCGCTGCGCAATGCGCTGCGGGTCGTCGACAAGTGGCTCGAGCAGGTGCGCATCGTCGTCTCCGGTGGCGGCGCCGCCGGCTCGGCGATCGTCACCCTGCTGCTCGCCGCCGGCGCCAAGGACGTCGTCGTCTACGACCGCGAGGGACTGCTCTCCTCCGACGACGAGTCCCTGACCGGCGCCAAGCGCGAGCTCGCCGAGCGGACGAACCCGCGCAAGGTCCGCGGTGACCTCGCCGACGGGCTGCAGGGCGCGGACGTCTTCATCGGTGTCTCGGCGCCCAACCTGCTCAAGGCCGAGTGGATCCGCGACAACATGGCCGACGACGCGATCGTCTTCGCCCTGGCCAACCCCGACCCGGAGATCGACCCGGCCGAGGCCGCGAAGTACGCCAAGGTCGTCGCCTCCGGCCGCAGCGACTACCCCAACCAGATCAACAACGTGCTCGCCTTCCCGGGCGTCTTCCGCGGGCTGCTCGACGCCCACGCCGAGGACGTGTCGATCGAGATGCTCATCCGCGCCGCCGACGCGATCGCGGCGGTGGTCAAGGACGAGGAGATCAACCCCTCCTACATCATCCCGAGCGTCTTCCACCCCGACGTCGCCGACACCGTGGCCGTCGCCATCGCCGGCGAGGGCAAGACCTCGGCCGGCGCCACCGGCCCCATCAAGGTCGGCTCGCGCTCCACCGCCGCCCCCGTCGACGAGACCGGCACGCTGCCCCAGGTCCGCTGA